The sequence GCAGCTATAAGGTGGCGCGTTCATAACAGCTAGCTAAGAGTCCACTGGAGTTTGCAGCGTCTCATTTGTACCTGTCTGTTGAGTCGCTAGAGGTGGACAGTCCACAAATAGCCCTCATGCTGTCGAAAACCGATACGTAGAGCAGCGGATGGATGCACATGTTCAAAGTAACCAGTACTTTGCTAACTTGGTAGCCATCATAGATTTTCATGCTGGGGGGTCGGGAGCAGCTATCATCTCTATTAAACAGGTTAACGTTACGAAGAACGTGGTAGGGGATGAAGGAGACCACGTACAGTACAATGACTGTGAAAATCATCACCCctatttttcttttctctgcaTTTGTAATGTTATCGTTTTTCCAAACCACCACCAGGATGGCAAAATAGGAAGCGAAAGTAGCCAAAAACGGCAACGCGCATCCGAAGGAGGCCAGGAACAAGCTATAGGGAATGTACTCTGTGATTTTATCATCCGTCGCGCTTCCCAGACACTCCGTTGTGTTTCCCTTCTTCTCCGTCATCGAGAAATGGAAGACGGGCGAGCAAATGCCGATCACCAAGAACCACACCGCGAGGCTGACCATCATGGCGTGCTTGGGTTGCACGTAGCTGCGCATGAAAAACGGGTGCACAATCCCCACGTAGCGGTTCAGGCTGATGCAGGTGATGAAAAAGATGCTCCCGTATAAATTGCAGGTAAACAGGAACCGTTCTATCCGACAGAGCGCGTCGCTGAAGATCCAGTTCTTGTCATTCGTATAGTAGCCGATTAACAGGGGCAAGGACAGCACGTAGAGGAGGTCGCAAACAGCCAGGTTAAAGACAAAGACGAttcctgtgtgccagtgtcttCTTTCTCGTGTTAGCAAAAGCCATATAGCCAGGCTGTTGCCCAAAAGTGCCACGCAAAACTCCACCCCGAATACCGGAGGCAAAAAGTTTGCTTGAAAAGTAGAATTAATGTTTGTTGTACAGTTTGACATTTTTCATACAAATATATTACAATCTAAAaagttcatttaatttaaaagcaaaaagaaaaataataataaaaaaaacatcatacaTCGGAAACGTTTGTTCAAATGTTTAGAAAAGTAAAGTCTTTGAAAACGCAACACTTGCTGAAGTACAGTTACTGCTTAAACAGTTCCCAAAAATCATACAAAGGTTTTATTCCGCGTTGATAGAAGGATATGTACGGCAAGCAATCCCAGATCTTTTAGAGAATTCAAAATGAAAAGTAAGAGATGTGCTTTTCgaaaatgcaaaaaagaaaaaaaaaacaacaacacatacaaaaattaaaatgaattatttcGTTATATTCCAAAGCAGCCCATTCTTGTAATACTAGGCATTTaacgaaaaattataaaaattatttagttatttattaggAGAAGATTGTGTTTGCCTTGTAGGTGAAACAAGAAATGGCGTTGCTGGTACAGGAGTTGGTATCTTCAAATCgaaaacaggaagaaaaaaaaaacttcctcaTTCAGTTGCAGATCAGCTCGGATTAAAAATAGTGTGTCtacaaaagtctgaaacttttgTGCTTGTAAATCCAGCGATTCAAAGTCGTAAATTTGGATGCGTGCGGTCCCTTTTCTAGATGAGGAGGGAAGGCGCGAGCGAATTGACATGCCCCTGCTCGTTTATCACCCCCTCCCAGCTCTGACACAATTGCACAACGCCCGACAAAATCTTTGCGTCAGCGCGTATTCCCGATAGGTTTTTGCTtcgctttatttatttactccGCAAAAGCTGCCTTGCTTTGAAAAGCAGGCTGTTCATTGCATACGGATTAGAAAAGCGGTGCTCCATCGAATACCTTGGGGGATGTAAACTGACTGGACTGTCAACGGTGTCTGTTAACGCATGCTACACTGTGGGGGAAATGTAGCAGGCAGACACcgaaacattgcattttttaaaaatgtttgccgGAGACTGCTGTCAGACAACTGGTTTCCTGCTGTCTGCTGGAGCGTTCATAAATAAAGCGAGTCATGCGGAATACACCATAATGCGCAATACGTAGCACATGCCCCTTCGCGTAAACAGACTGTCCCACACGCTGTATAATGTATGTGCAGTTTGTAACGGGGATCGTGTAACGAAGCCAAACCAGTATAGGAGCGTGCACGGCTACAGCGGGGGCAACTCAAGATAAACCACCACCGTGCCGTGCAGTAATCCAACTACGCCAGCTCGATAAAGAAAGAGCACGAACATTATTGTGCCTTAtagtttaacagcacaggttaTTTTAGGAAACAGCAATGCATCAACCACAAGATAGCAGAGCATAAGCAAAGTGGAGTTCAATGCTTTTATTAATAAGATATGCTTTTCACATTTACTCAAACAGAATATATCAAACGGATCCTTTTTTCCAGGGCTTCCTAAGAACAGAGGCATATTAGTTATCAGCTATACAAATTAGACACCATCGTTCACAAGTCAGCATCACAGTTTGTAAAGCACTGAAGGGCACCTAAGCATAAATAAAACCATCCAGAGTTAGTTGCATTGGTGAAttggagatgtggttgaggactTGGTCAACAAAGtgtattcaaatcaaaataactCGGTGCTTCAACTAAACAAAACCACGATTCCTCAATCTCACCTCCAGTAGGGTTCAGATACCGAGCATCGGGCACTTATTGCTATATGAGGATACACACCACCGCCAGTCTACGCTACAGTTCATAAACTTCAAACGCAAAACTCTCGCCCTACCTTCTAATGaagctttataaagtattcaACGACAAACAATTGGACTAATTAATAAATTACAACGCGATGTTCTTACGCACGTTCACACGtgcttaaaaaaacacatatcaatataaaataatcaaagtgcaatagaaaaatgacacatctataaattataaatacaaaataaagtatttaaGAAAGCTTAATCCCGTTACAAATTACCACCCCAGACTATTTTACACAGAAGGttacacagaaacagacacaccCACACGCTCGCGCGCGCGCTTACTGCACATGATATTTTCAAACGGGAAGTGGAACCAgacaccacctggaagttggttacttattcccggttccttatttgcgatgtagttgccaaagcagcgcgtcctttttctgtgtgttttaaatcacttacacatcttgctcaattaatatattgccactattttaaaaataatcgctccttcttaaaaaaaaaaaaaaagaaaatattaataacaaatctgtatcagcagcattgCGGTACCCTTTATTACCAGCTTGTTTCGCCCCATTTAACCcaccttagacgccttgctcactaaatatcgaggaggttaagtgatttgcttagggtcacacaatgagtcagtgggatttgaattggggaTCTCTTCGTTACAagaccatttctttaaccactggaccacacagcctcctatattattttgttaaactTTTAGCAGGGGAGTCACAAATTACAAACAGGGTAGAGTACATTCATTTTGATCCCTGAATCTGGATTCTGAAGCTAAGGTCTCTCTTCCCTACACTCTCACTGTATTGGGTGCCTGTGGCTCTGTCAAACATGAATGGAATGCTATCTCAGCCGCAACGGACTTGCAAGGACGTGTCTAGTTTGCAGAAGGGAGAAGTTTATTTGAGATACTGGTGAATATGCGAGCTCTGGGTCCCACGAATGAAGCTATTAttgagataaaaataaaaagtggagTTCTCATTGCTGGGTATTTGCTGTTGTTGCTTGAACAGCTATGGTCAACATCACCTAGAAAATAAACAACATTCCAAATATGCAATGCTAACGATGCAGTGGGGAGATCACTGGGGTATACTGTACCCTGTGAATTAACAATGCCTATGGAGGTATTCCAGTTCAATTGATTTATCCAGGATAAAAAACCATTTCAATTCCaaatccatttccaattcctttttaaaaccaaaatcccattcccttttaatcaattccaacacatcattgatcacaattgcaattagcagtattaaAATGAGCTTCTGGCAGTGGCAACAAGACATTACTTCCATTGAAGTCGCTGTTTGTTTGTCAGTTAAATTGACTTCAAATCAAGGTAGGTGAACAAGCTCAGCTATTGCTTATGCCTCTAAAATATCAGTTCCAATTTCTTCAAAAGGAATTGAataacaggaattgaccccctTAACCCTGATTGAAATCAAAGATCTCATGCACAGTACACAGAGCCCTATGGGGAGACAGCAGCAGATATCGCCGCAGGCAGTTTTTAGTACATGGTTCAACACTTCATCAGAATTCAGTTGCATCGCATTCTGCAAAGTCTTACATTTGTCAAAGCAGGGGCTGGGAGATTGTGCAGGGCACTTcacatacagctgtggccaaaagttttgcatcacctagaattttaggattgatttgtattttaggacaattaaaattatatatatatatatatatatatatatatatatatatatatatatatatatatatatatatatatatacatatatatacacaccatttttatattttattcaacatcatgtaattaaaaacaaaacaaaataatgttgcaaatgtctaccagaagccataatagaagtacagcagtatttcatgttatatttcgaaatgtcataGTTTTCTATTTTGGCAGTGTCTCGTTAAGcgtgtggaaaactacaaagcggtacgcaattcaatatgctaacgtaacattattcagcaggtttcatgaaGGGAAATTGGTTAATTCTGGGTGATGCAagacgtttggccatagctgtaggcctCTCTTCACGGTACGGCATGCTTCCACTGCAGATTCcagccctggtgtggggcatgcttCCACTGCAGTTTCCAGCCCTGGTGTAGGGCATGCTTCCACTGCAGTTTCCAGCCCTGGTGTACGGCATGCTTCCACTGCAGTTTCCAGCCCTGGTGTAGGGCATGCTTCCACTGCAGTTTCCAGCCCTGGTGTAGGGCATGCTTCCACTGCAGTTTCCAGCCCTGGTGTAGGGCATGCTTCCACTGCAGTTTCCAGCCCTGGTGTAGGGCATGCTTCCACTGCAGTTTCCAGCCCTGATGTAGGGCATGCTTCCACTGCAGTTTCCAGCCCTGGTGTAGGGCATGCTTCCACTGCAGTTTCCAGCCCTGGTGTAGGGCATGCTTCCACTGCAGTTTCCAGCCCTGGTGTAGGGCATGCTTCCACTGCAGTTTCCAGCCCTGGTGTAGGGCATGCTTCCACTGCAGTTTCCAGCCCTGGTGTAGGGCATGCTTCCACTGCAGTTTCCAGCCCTGGTGTAGGGCATGCTTCCACTGCAGTTTCCAGCCCTGGTGTAGGGCATGCTTCCACTGCAGTTTCCAGCCCTGGTGTAGGGCATGCTTCCACTGCAGTTTCCAGCCCTGGTGTAGGGCATGCTTCCACTGCAGTTTCCAGCCCTGGTGTACGGCATGCTTCCACTGCAGTTTCTAGCTCAGGTGTCACATCACTGCTGTTCTCTGAAAGCAGGTGCTTTAACCCCCTCAATTGATGCCCTGTTAGCTTGCTTTATTAACgtgtctgtgtaaaaaaaaaaaaaaaaacttggcttaGAGAAAGTTGGAACGGCATCAGTATTGTAATGAATGCGTAATGCGTGCATAGGGTGAAGGCTGCTTAATAGAATCACTggttaggtaaagtaccttgctcaagggtacagcagcagtgtccccccacctgggattgaacccacgaccctccggtcaagagttcagagccatagccactactccacactgcttatttggttttttttttttaaaaaaaaaaacaaccctccTCTCAATTTACCGTTGTGTCAGACGCTAAAAGGCAGAACATTTGTAGCAAAATACCAACACTAAACCATCTCCGATCTCGCCATCCTCAGGTCATACTCGGCAGAGATCAGTGAAATGCGGCCGGCAGTGTCTGTTGCAGCGCCACCCAGAGGCCATTCACACGAATCTAAGTTACAGGCCTCCAGAGCATTTTTGGGCATATCTGCATGTCAGCGTGAAGTTTTatgaatcttattattattattattattattattattattattattaaaaaaaaaatgcagtttatgTTTTTTAGAAAACAGGCcttaatgatttgtttaatgttgcgcgtgtgtgtgttttctttctttttttgtgctggTATTATACAAAGTGAAATACAAGCTACTGTACCTAAATCACATAGTAAAAAGCCAACTCGGAGTTCCGTGACATCTCAAGTGATGTCACTGAACTCCTTcgtgttttttttactgtctgattgtgtacagtatcttgtatttgattctCTATGTTTTGTCCAGAAACCTGATTCAATTTTTtttcgtgttttttttatatattttttgaagttattttaattctttttttttgcggTAAATAGTGAGACCGTATTTGGGTACCTCATATACCATTACATTACgttctggcgccagtagacatgtttcatttgtatttatttatttatttgtttattcatgtgTATTCCTCAGCAATCATAGATGACGATAGTTTCTTATGATTGTAGGCTTTTTAGTGCtttaaaacagtttagcaccaattttcgaAACGATTTGCACCCGTGCTTTAATGGTGTGGAAGTGGACTTCTGTGTGTCGCGTGCGTGCCTGTACAAACATCTCCGGTGTGTTGTTTGACTTAACACGACAATGCAGTCATTTTAATGCATTGCACGGGGATTGTCAATAACCGGTACTATGCAGCACTCAGGTCAGTATAAAACTCTATTCAGTCCAGTTAAAATCATCGGGACACGAGCCCCTCCCAGGTTTACCAACTACAGTGCAGGTCATGCCATTGagaaatgaccactagagggTGTGCGTGTGCAGCTGTCATTTCTGACTCTTCTGTATAGAACAGGCGTTTCCGTACGtcacgtgtagaatattgaactgttttgctcctttTAATATATGGAGTCATctatgtgtataacccatacaaataagcaaagaacagaataaccgtaagaaacccttgagagataaataatgaaaaaagtttgaatatagcgcgcctggtctggaacaacaggtgcgaataatgtagagaggtgaagggaacctgtatgaACGCTGTGCGGAGGTGCCAGCGTTTTAGAATTAGATGTAATaatcttatttttagacccatatataataaataatgtaaataaactaaggtaaacatttatttaaaaggtgAAACTCAACCGCAACAAGCAAATAAAGGGTACATGTGGCCTTACAtatctttttttgcaaacggatgcacgTCTGTTTCAAGACCTCAGTCTCATTCGCTCTTAAGATAATAGCGATCCCTCGCTTCtcaatatagcactacaccagtGTTTTCCACTTACTAACTCACATTTGCAGAGGTGGGACAGTTTCACAGTACTATGTATgatcatttctaaaaccacctccCTTG is a genomic window of Acipenser ruthenus chromosome 34, fAciRut3.2 maternal haplotype, whole genome shotgun sequence containing:
- the LOC117970871 gene encoding P2Y purinoceptor 11-like is translated as MSNCTTNINSTFQANFLPPVFGVEFCVALLGNSLAIWLLLTRERRHWHTGIVFVFNLAVCDLLYVLSLPLLIGYYTNDKNWIFSDALCRIERFLFTCNLYGSIFFITCISLNRYVGIVHPFFMRSYVQPKHAMMVSLAVWFLVIGICSPVFHFSMTEKKGNTTECLGSATDDKITEYIPYSLFLASFGCALPFLATFASYFAILVVVWKNDNITNAEKRKIGVMIFTVIVLYVVSFIPYHVLRNVNLFNRDDSCSRPPSMKIYDGYQVSKVLVTLNMCIHPLLYVSVFDSMRAICGLSTSSDSTDRYK